The following are encoded in a window of Syntrophorhabdaceae bacterium genomic DNA:
- a CDS encoding flagellar hook-basal body protein: MLNSVFITLPGKYSIQRRMEAITNNLANASTAGYKSSRPSFQMASDETETQGNASITLPHTTLGDIDTHVYFGEGSMIETDNRLDVAIQGSGFFAIKGRSGETLYTRNGQFSLDPNKRLVTMDGNAVIGQTGGDIILDGKEIMVAEDGAIYVDRQQAGQLKIVDFKDKSSLRNQGKSSFINTNPAAEETVPVKMTVRSGYYEASNVNVMTEMVDMMTAMRAFESYSKVDQALGDVMAKLLDVVK, from the coding sequence ATGCTAAACAGTGTATTTATCACTCTTCCCGGAAAATATTCGATCCAGAGACGGATGGAAGCCATTACAAACAATCTGGCCAACGCCTCCACCGCGGGGTACAAGTCGTCGCGGCCTTCCTTCCAGATGGCGAGTGACGAAACCGAAACCCAGGGAAACGCATCGATTACCCTGCCTCACACTACTTTAGGGGATATCGATACCCATGTCTATTTCGGGGAAGGCTCGATGATCGAGACGGACAACAGGCTCGACGTTGCCATACAGGGAAGCGGCTTCTTTGCGATCAAGGGCCGCAGTGGAGAGACCCTCTACACACGCAACGGACAGTTCAGTCTCGATCCGAATAAGAGGCTCGTCACCATGGACGGAAACGCCGTAATCGGGCAGACGGGAGGAGACATAATCCTTGACGGCAAGGAGATCATGGTCGCGGAAGACGGCGCCATATACGTGGACAGGCAACAGGCCGGCCAGCTCAAGATCGTCGATTTCAAGGATAAGTCGAGCCTCAGAAACCAGGGGAAAAGTTCTTTTATCAATACGAATCCTGCGGCGGAAGAGACGGTTCCCGTTAAAATGACGGTAAGGTCGGGTTATTACGAAGCTTCCAACGTCAATGTCATGACCGAGATGGTCGACATGATGACTGCCATGAGGGCATTTGAATCATATTCGAAAGTTGACCAGGCTTTGGGCGATGTAATGGCAAAGCTCCTGGATGTAGTGAAATAG
- a CDS encoding chemotaxis protein CheW has product MEDGKILQLVTFKLENEEFGVDILKVQEINRMMNITKIPNAPTFIEGVINLRGKIIPIVDLRKRLGFRNGMYDKATRIIVVELDGLVLGFIVDSVSEVLRIPGSTIEPPPSIVAGIESEYIEGVGKLDNRLLILLELKKVFSSPDRKELESIENN; this is encoded by the coding sequence ATGGAAGACGGCAAGATATTGCAACTGGTCACATTCAAGCTGGAGAACGAAGAATTCGGGGTGGATATCCTGAAGGTCCAGGAGATCAACAGGATGATGAATATTACGAAAATCCCCAATGCTCCCACATTCATTGAGGGGGTCATCAATCTGCGGGGGAAAATCATACCTATAGTAGACTTGAGGAAAAGGCTCGGCTTCAGGAACGGAATGTACGACAAAGCGACGAGAATAATCGTGGTCGAGCTCGACGGGCTCGTGCTCGGTTTTATCGTCGACTCCGTCTCCGAAGTACTGAGGATCCCCGGGAGCACCATAGAGCCTCCGCCATCCATCGTGGCAGGTATCGAATCGGAATATATCGAGGGAGTGGGCAAGCTGGACAACAGGCTTCTCATTCTCCTGGAGCTTAAGAAGGTCTTCTCGTCTCCTGACAGAAAGGAGCTCGAGTCGATAGAGAACAATTAA
- a CDS encoding glycosyl hydrolase 108 family protein has translation MASYMDIINATMQYQKTSLERRGGHGQGTQGISFETILSQSMDPWKIEGTVSPAVSQSPISPAELEDELKFKECLKFVLGQEGNKFVSDDGGKESSRYGILQSTAKYLGYKGDVKNITRPEVEKLYKKIWDKSGAKGLDLPMALVHFDTFVNSPASARKLLKKSEGNLENYIKSREQRYTRLAEARPEAYGKYLKGWKNRINSLKNVVAQYNKQNIMAAAGAYGVRGSGKLA, from the coding sequence ATGGCATCTTACATGGACATTATCAACGCCACCATGCAGTATCAGAAAACGAGCCTCGAAAGAAGGGGCGGCCACGGACAGGGCACGCAGGGGATCTCTTTCGAAACCATCCTGAGTCAGTCGATGGATCCGTGGAAGATTGAGGGCACTGTTTCCCCTGCCGTCTCCCAGAGTCCCATTTCACCCGCGGAGCTCGAGGATGAGCTGAAATTCAAGGAATGCCTTAAATTTGTACTGGGTCAGGAGGGGAATAAATTTGTAAGCGACGATGGGGGCAAAGAATCGTCCCGGTACGGTATCCTTCAGTCTACTGCAAAATATCTGGGTTACAAAGGAGATGTGAAGAACATCACCCGCCCGGAAGTGGAGAAGCTTTATAAAAAGATATGGGACAAATCCGGGGCCAAGGGCCTCGACCTGCCCATGGCGCTTGTCCATTTCGATACCTTCGTCAACAGCCCCGCCTCTGCAAGGAAATTACTCAAGAAATCGGAAGGCAATCTCGAAAATTACATTAAATCGAGGGAGCAGCGTTATACCCGCCTCGCGGAAGCGAGACCCGAGGCATACGGGAAGTACCTCAAGGGGTGGAAAAACAGGATAAACAGTCTGAAAAATGTGGTTGCCCAGTACAACAAGCAAAATATTATGGCAGCCGCCGGGGCGTACGGCGTCAGGGGCTCAGGAAAACTTGCGTGA
- a CDS encoding response regulator, protein MKVLVVDDFATMRKIIKNVLKQIEIEDVLEAESGKHALSVLKGDDAVDLIISDWIMPEMTGIEFLKACKSDDAFKGIPFIMVTAEAQKDNIMEAIKSGVDNYIVKPFTPDKLKDAIDKARARAGK, encoded by the coding sequence ATGAAAGTCCTCGTCGTGGACGATTTCGCAACAATGAGAAAAATTATCAAGAACGTGCTGAAGCAGATCGAAATTGAGGACGTGCTGGAAGCGGAGAGCGGAAAACATGCCTTATCGGTTCTCAAGGGGGATGATGCGGTCGATCTGATCATCAGCGACTGGATCATGCCCGAGATGACAGGCATCGAATTCCTGAAGGCATGCAAAAGCGATGATGCATTCAAGGGCATCCCTTTCATTATGGTCACCGCGGAAGCCCAGAAAGATAACATCATGGAAGCAATTAAATCCGGAGTAGACAACTATATTGTAAAACCCTTCACCCCCGATAAGTTAAAGGATGCGATCGACAAAGCAAGAGCGAGGGCGGGTAAGTAG
- a CDS encoding chemotaxis protein CheX — MDVKFINPFVLAAQTVFKTMLGLDTNMGKPILKDVRATSGDVTGIMGLVGDRKGTIAISFREAGAMFVFKTLVGDEECTKIGPEVVDSIGELTNIISGQARKEFEKTGINLKAAIPMVVVGHNVELNFITKIPIISLPFYFPISSNGDGEKEVMFLDFSFE; from the coding sequence ATGGACGTAAAATTCATAAACCCCTTCGTGTTGGCAGCTCAGACCGTATTTAAAACAATGCTGGGACTGGACACGAATATGGGGAAACCCATACTAAAAGATGTGAGGGCCACCTCCGGCGACGTGACCGGCATTATGGGGCTGGTGGGCGACAGAAAGGGCACCATCGCGATCAGCTTCAGGGAAGCGGGCGCCATGTTTGTCTTCAAGACCCTGGTAGGGGACGAAGAGTGCACGAAAATAGGCCCCGAGGTCGTCGATTCGATCGGTGAGCTGACCAATATCATCTCCGGTCAGGCCCGCAAGGAATTCGAAAAAACCGGCATAAACCTTAAAGCGGCAATCCCTATGGTTGTGGTCGGCCACAATGTGGAGCTGAACTTCATTACCAAGATCCCCATCATCTCCCTTCCCTTTTATTTCCCCATCAGCAGTAATGGAGACGGAGAGAAGGAAGTAATGTTTCTCGATTTCTCTTTCGAATAA
- a CDS encoding PAS domain S-box protein, whose product MWPRFKVQKFSTRLMLITLASGLIPIIIFAVLAQFCGTRFHREMNGTLARLNTEEWVRTEKVLRTMAEDSIRERTAHAVLQIDMHLKAHPQLTLKDLEKKEEFRQMATQPVGRTGNLYLVETETGVIRFHKDRSIENKDLRTLAGEFPLAWSILKPFGKDLPLGGYYDRAGPGGEMAQKYLCSIPLDRRTADGTALSVVASAYVNEFIHPIETVRDIQEDTESALRITINGLLRSFMTMAMVIMAIGVLIALVIARWSGLYFSRTIVALRTATEEVNQGNFAVKVESSVSGEVGDLVRNFNTMVTTLASTTVSKELLEESEYRFRTLAETTSSGILIFRDLLLVYANPAAQRITGISSTTMASLKFWEIAYPDYQQALRDAWNQQLSGGPTPHEGMEIRLLDGEEGEKWAEASVGAMVLDGISAGIITISDVTERKQARSRLSESEERYRVAIENSGDAVAILQGDLHVYVNRRYLEIYGYEGYEEIIGKPSSMVISSQDRDRVGTLNRQRQNGEAAPSRYAFKGLRKDGELIDIEASAVGITYGGLPASLAYLRDITERTRAEEALLTERRKFELLIERAPFGMVIAGKDGRFQYVNPRFTQLFGYSLVDIPDSSAWAQNAFPDDGYRKKAAGLWMKVIESGEMPPETLSVTCRDGSVKMINFQTLELETGDVFTTCEDMTEVVHAHIALREKEEEYRNIIETSLVGIYVIQDGVFKFVNHKFSEMHNVAWEEVVDKADPFYKVHPEDREIVSSQLQKRLTGEMESAEYEFRIVLDGGEMKTLKVLGAVSTYKGRPAIVGTALDISKEKILERQLRESQRLETVGRLAGGIAHDFNNVLNIILGNAQLAKGHIPAEHKVAHYCSSIENAVFRAADFVKQLLAFSRQQLLELKVVDLNETLARFTGMVGRVIGENIDMRVITGPSLPSVKVDVGQIDQILLNLVINARDSMAEGGEIVIETGSRTLNSDYCRFHPESRPGEYVVLSITDTGTGMDQETLGRIFEPFFTKKGVGTGLGLSVVYGIVKQHNGFINVYSEPGKGTTFKIYLPSATEGVRQEEPLSRAVGKGGGETVLVVEDEDPLRNIAAEVLESLGYRVITAANGEEAIDIFRERHGQIDLALIDVVMPRIGGRETYEAMKKIKPALRALFMTGYSLNGIHTNFILEQGIDAIQKPYSFEELADKIREILDR is encoded by the coding sequence TTGTGGCCCCGGTTTAAGGTTCAGAAATTCAGTACCCGCCTCATGCTCATCACCCTTGCCTCCGGTCTCATACCTATCATTATCTTTGCGGTGCTGGCGCAGTTCTGCGGGACCCGGTTTCATCGTGAGATGAACGGGACTCTTGCCCGCCTCAACACGGAAGAATGGGTGCGCACCGAAAAAGTCCTGCGCACCATGGCGGAAGACTCCATCCGGGAGAGAACGGCCCACGCCGTTCTCCAGATCGACATGCATCTCAAGGCCCATCCTCAGCTGACCCTCAAAGACCTTGAAAAGAAGGAGGAATTCCGGCAGATGGCCACACAGCCGGTGGGCCGTACCGGAAACCTGTACCTCGTCGAAACCGAGACCGGCGTCATCCGCTTCCATAAAGACAGATCGATTGAGAATAAAGACCTCCGCACCCTTGCCGGGGAATTCCCCCTGGCATGGTCGATCTTAAAGCCCTTCGGGAAGGATCTCCCCCTGGGAGGTTATTACGATCGGGCCGGGCCCGGCGGCGAAATGGCCCAAAAATACCTGTGCTCTATACCTCTTGACAGGAGAACTGCGGACGGGACTGCCCTGAGTGTAGTTGCATCGGCCTATGTGAACGAATTCATCCACCCGATTGAGACAGTCCGCGACATTCAGGAAGATACGGAGTCCGCCCTGAGAATCACGATAAACGGGCTTTTACGCTCTTTTATGACTATGGCCATGGTAATTATGGCCATAGGGGTTCTTATCGCACTGGTCATCGCGCGCTGGTCGGGTCTCTATTTCTCCCGGACGATCGTGGCGCTCAGGACCGCGACGGAAGAGGTAAACCAGGGTAATTTCGCGGTAAAGGTGGAGTCATCCGTGTCAGGCGAGGTGGGGGACCTTGTCCGCAACTTCAATACCATGGTGACCACCCTTGCATCCACTACCGTATCGAAAGAGCTGCTTGAAGAGAGCGAATATAGGTTCAGGACCCTGGCGGAGACCACCTCATCGGGCATACTGATATTCCGGGACCTTCTCCTCGTCTATGCAAACCCGGCGGCACAGCGCATCACGGGGATCTCTTCGACGACGATGGCCTCCCTTAAATTTTGGGAGATCGCATATCCCGATTATCAACAGGCCCTGAGGGACGCGTGGAATCAGCAGCTTTCCGGGGGTCCCACGCCCCATGAAGGCATGGAGATACGTCTTCTTGACGGAGAGGAGGGAGAAAAATGGGCGGAAGCGTCCGTAGGCGCCATGGTGCTCGACGGGATTTCCGCCGGGATAATCACGATTTCGGACGTTACGGAAAGGAAACAGGCCAGGTCACGGCTCAGTGAATCGGAAGAACGTTACAGGGTGGCTATCGAAAATTCAGGAGACGCCGTCGCCATCCTGCAGGGCGACCTCCATGTCTACGTGAACCGCAGATACCTTGAGATCTATGGGTATGAGGGGTACGAGGAGATTATCGGCAAACCTTCTTCCATGGTTATCTCTTCGCAAGACAGGGACCGGGTCGGCACGCTCAACCGACAAAGACAGAATGGAGAGGCAGCGCCTTCGCGCTACGCATTCAAAGGCCTGAGAAAAGATGGCGAGCTCATCGACATTGAAGCCTCGGCAGTGGGCATCACTTATGGCGGCTTGCCTGCGTCCCTCGCATACCTGAGGGATATCACCGAGCGGACGAGGGCGGAAGAGGCCCTCCTGACGGAGCGCAGGAAATTCGAGCTGCTCATTGAAAGGGCCCCTTTCGGAATGGTGATCGCAGGCAAGGACGGCCGTTTTCAGTACGTCAATCCCCGATTCACCCAGCTCTTCGGCTACAGTCTCGTCGATATCCCCGATTCATCCGCCTGGGCGCAAAACGCGTTCCCTGATGATGGCTACCGTAAAAAAGCGGCCGGCCTTTGGATGAAGGTCATCGAATCAGGCGAAATGCCCCCGGAGACCCTCTCCGTCACGTGCAGGGACGGGAGCGTGAAGATGATCAATTTTCAGACCCTGGAGTTGGAGACGGGCGATGTCTTTACTACCTGTGAGGATATGACCGAAGTCGTGCACGCTCATATTGCCCTCAGAGAAAAGGAAGAGGAGTATCGAAATATCATAGAAACCTCTCTTGTGGGTATTTATGTGATACAGGACGGCGTTTTCAAGTTCGTGAACCATAAGTTCTCCGAAATGCACAATGTGGCGTGGGAGGAGGTGGTCGACAAGGCGGACCCCTTCTACAAGGTCCACCCCGAGGACAGGGAGATCGTAAGTTCCCAGCTTCAAAAGAGACTCACGGGAGAGATGGAGTCCGCGGAATACGAATTCAGAATAGTCCTCGATGGCGGAGAGATGAAGACCCTCAAGGTTCTGGGCGCCGTCTCCACCTACAAAGGCCGCCCCGCAATAGTAGGCACTGCCCTCGATATAAGCAAGGAAAAGATCCTGGAACGCCAGCTTCGGGAGTCCCAAAGACTCGAAACCGTGGGAAGGCTTGCGGGAGGCATTGCCCATGACTTCAATAACGTGCTCAACATCATCCTCGGAAACGCCCAGCTCGCCAAGGGCCATATCCCCGCGGAACACAAGGTCGCTCATTACTGTTCTTCCATTGAGAACGCGGTGTTCCGGGCGGCCGATTTCGTCAAACAACTCCTCGCCTTCAGCCGGCAGCAGCTTCTCGAGCTGAAGGTGGTCGACCTCAACGAAACCCTTGCCCGTTTTACCGGCATGGTGGGCAGGGTGATAGGGGAGAATATCGATATGCGGGTTATTACCGGCCCGTCGCTGCCTTCCGTGAAGGTGGATGTGGGTCAGATAGATCAGATACTGCTCAATCTCGTAATCAATGCCCGTGATTCCATGGCCGAAGGAGGAGAGATCGTCATCGAGACCGGCTCCCGGACCTTAAACTCCGATTATTGCCGGTTTCATCCGGAGAGCAGGCCGGGGGAATACGTGGTCCTCTCCATTACGGACACGGGTACAGGCATGGACCAGGAGACCCTGGGAAGGATATTCGAGCCTTTCTTTACGAAAAAAGGCGTGGGCACCGGGCTCGGCCTCTCGGTGGTATACGGCATCGTGAAGCAGCACAACGGATTTATCAACGTATATAGCGAGCCCGGCAAGGGGACCACTTTCAAAATCTATCTCCCCTCCGCCACGGAAGGGGTAAGACAGGAAGAGCCCTTGTCGCGGGCCGTGGGGAAAGGAGGGGGCGAGACCGTGCTCGTGGTCGAAGACGAGGACCCTCTCCGCAATATTGCCGCGGAAGTCCTGGAAAGCTTAGGGTATCGGGTCATCACCGCGGCAAACGGCGAGGAGGCGATCGATATCTTCCGGGAACGGCATGGTCAGATCGATCTCGCCCTCATAGACGTGGTAATGCCGAGAATAGGCGGTCGGGAAACGTATGAGGCGATGAAGAAGATCAAACCCGCCCTCCGCGCCCTCTTTATGACCGGGTATAGCTTAAACGGCATCCATACAAATTTTATCCTCGAACAGGGCATAGACGCGATACAAAAGCCTTATTCCTTCGAAGAGCTGGCGGACAAGATACGGGAGATACTGGACAGGTAG
- a CDS encoding chemotaxis protein CheW, with the protein MSVPGIIETRQYLTFNLGDESFALDVANVREILEFTSVTKVPQTPEFMRGVINLRGSVVPVMDMRVKFNLAVGEKTVHTCIIVVEVTIGEETTVLGALVDSVQEVFELEPGQIEPAPKIGTGLKTDFIKGMGKRDDRFIIILDIDRLFSEEELLMTDAIGEKTAEERSEAVNQ; encoded by the coding sequence ATGAGCGTACCGGGTATCATCGAAACGAGACAGTACCTCACCTTCAACCTGGGTGATGAATCCTTTGCCCTCGATGTGGCGAATGTGAGGGAGATCCTCGAGTTTACCAGCGTCACCAAGGTGCCCCAGACACCCGAATTTATGAGGGGAGTGATAAACCTGAGGGGCAGCGTGGTGCCGGTAATGGATATGCGCGTGAAATTCAATCTCGCCGTGGGGGAAAAGACCGTCCACACCTGCATCATAGTGGTGGAAGTCACTATCGGCGAGGAGACGACCGTTCTCGGGGCCCTCGTCGATTCCGTACAGGAAGTGTTCGAGCTGGAGCCAGGCCAGATAGAGCCCGCCCCGAAAATAGGCACGGGACTCAAGACGGATTTTATCAAAGGCATGGGTAAGCGTGACGACCGGTTCATCATCATCCTCGACATCGACCGCCTTTTCTCCGAAGAGGAGCTGCTGATGACCGACGCTATAGGAGAAAAAACCGCCGAGGAGCGAAGCGAAGCGGTGAACCAGTAG
- a CDS encoding protein-glutamate O-methyltransferase, with product MTSRDFSRLARFIHGECGIKVTDAKKPMLEARLQKRLRKLGLNSFSRYCDYLFSPRGMEEELSFMINEVSTNKTDFFREPNHFHILVESVLPSLMSTRGSGTRKRLTVWSAGCSSGEEPYTLAMVLKDFAERLEGSGFAFLILATDISTSVLKKAEDAVYNEERVAPIPYEMKRKYLLRSRDKSKQEYRVAPELRSLVRFRRLNFMDNNFGFREQVDIIFCRNVIIYFDKPTQEKLLTQFCRILSPGGFIFMGHSETLFGMDVPLVSVAPTVYKKI from the coding sequence ATGACTTCTCGGGATTTTTCCCGTCTGGCCAGGTTTATCCATGGGGAGTGCGGCATCAAGGTTACGGATGCCAAGAAGCCGATGCTTGAGGCCCGGCTGCAGAAAAGGTTGAGAAAGCTGGGATTGAACTCTTTCTCCCGCTATTGTGACTACCTCTTCAGCCCCCGGGGCATGGAGGAAGAGCTCTCATTCATGATCAACGAAGTGAGCACGAATAAGACCGATTTTTTCCGGGAGCCGAACCATTTTCATATCCTCGTCGAATCGGTTTTGCCGTCACTTATGAGTACCAGGGGATCGGGCACTCGAAAGAGGCTTACCGTGTGGAGCGCAGGGTGCTCGAGCGGTGAGGAGCCTTATACCCTCGCCATGGTGCTCAAGGATTTCGCAGAGCGCCTTGAAGGATCCGGCTTCGCCTTCCTCATTCTCGCCACCGATATCTCGACGAGCGTCTTGAAGAAAGCGGAGGACGCGGTCTACAATGAGGAGCGGGTCGCTCCTATTCCGTATGAGATGAAAAGGAAGTACCTGCTGAGAAGCAGGGACAAATCGAAGCAGGAGTACCGCGTGGCGCCGGAGCTCCGTTCTCTCGTCAGGTTCCGGAGGCTCAACTTCATGGACAACAATTTTGGCTTTAGAGAGCAGGTCGATATAATTTTTTGCAGAAACGTCATTATCTATTTCGATAAACCGACTCAGGAAAAACTGCTTACCCAATTCTGCCGCATTCTCTCACCCGGGGGCTTTATCTTTATGGGCCATTCGGAGACCCTTTTCGGCATGGATGTACCTCTTGTGTCCGTGGCTCCCACAGTATATAAGAAAATATGA
- a CDS encoding chemotaxis protein CheD, which yields MRVAPNPLSKIYLKPGELVVATEPTIVSTVLGSCISVTMYHPRFRIGVMCHAMLPKGEAASGPAAFRYADLSILYMVDWFTTRGIKRNEIEVKLFGGSDVLTSISGDGAPATVGAQNVRVALETIKKEKLMLLAEDVRGEAGRKILFDTHTGHILLKRIRKTELNGVFNEEDQSPYSR from the coding sequence ATGAGGGTTGCCCCCAATCCCCTGTCCAAAATTTATCTGAAGCCGGGAGAGCTTGTCGTGGCAACCGAACCCACCATTGTCTCGACCGTATTGGGGTCCTGCATATCGGTCACCATGTACCACCCGCGCTTCAGGATAGGGGTCATGTGCCATGCCATGCTGCCGAAAGGAGAGGCTGCCTCCGGTCCGGCTGCCTTCCGCTATGCGGACCTCTCGATCCTGTACATGGTGGATTGGTTTACGACAAGGGGCATCAAACGGAACGAGATCGAGGTAAAGCTCTTCGGCGGCTCCGACGTCCTTACTTCTATAAGCGGAGACGGGGCGCCGGCCACGGTGGGCGCCCAGAATGTACGTGTAGCCCTCGAGACGATAAAAAAGGAAAAACTGATGCTTTTGGCCGAGGACGTACGAGGTGAAGCGGGCAGAAAGATACTCTTCGATACCCATACAGGGCATATCCTCCTGAAACGCATCAGAAAAACGGAGTTAAACGGAGTATTCAATGAAGAAGATCAAAGTCCTTATAGTAGATGA
- a CDS encoding chemotaxis response regulator protein-glutamate methylesterase, whose protein sequence is MKKIKVLIVDDSAVVRQALEEVLSSDPAIEVMATARDPFIAAERIREEVPDVITLDIEMPRMDGITFLQKLMSQHPIPVVICSSLTGSRSETALKALEYGAADIIEKPRLGVKQFLEESKVFICDAVKAARLAHVKKVAPRTLHVAPKLTADAVIEKPSSKAMIQTTDKVVVVGASTGGTEALKSFLEALPLDAPGMVIVQHMPETFTAAFARRLDSSCRITVKEAENDDTVVRGRALIAPGNRHTLLKRSGARYYVEVREGPLVCRHRPSVDVLFRSAARYAGKNAVGVIMTGMGDDGARGMRELKDAGSFNIAQDEDSCVVFGMPKEAIKFGGVDRTLPLEAIAREVVKLCC, encoded by the coding sequence ATGAAGAAGATCAAAGTCCTTATAGTAGATGATTCGGCGGTAGTCCGGCAGGCGCTTGAGGAAGTCCTCTCATCCGATCCTGCCATCGAAGTAATGGCCACCGCCCGGGACCCCTTTATCGCAGCGGAGAGGATCAGGGAAGAAGTGCCGGACGTGATAACCCTCGACATCGAGATGCCCCGTATGGACGGCATAACTTTTCTCCAGAAACTTATGAGTCAGCACCCTATCCCCGTGGTCATCTGCTCGAGCCTCACCGGCTCCCGCTCCGAAACCGCTCTTAAAGCTCTTGAATACGGGGCGGCGGACATCATAGAGAAACCGAGGCTTGGGGTCAAGCAGTTTCTCGAGGAGTCGAAGGTCTTCATCTGCGATGCGGTAAAGGCCGCGCGCCTTGCCCATGTGAAGAAGGTCGCACCCAGGACGCTCCACGTCGCGCCCAAGCTTACGGCGGATGCGGTGATAGAAAAGCCTTCTTCAAAGGCCATGATCCAGACTACGGACAAGGTTGTAGTGGTGGGCGCTTCCACGGGAGGCACCGAGGCCCTCAAGTCCTTTCTCGAAGCCCTGCCTCTCGATGCGCCCGGGATGGTCATCGTCCAGCATATGCCCGAAACCTTTACCGCCGCCTTCGCACGCAGGCTCGACAGCAGTTGCCGCATCACGGTAAAGGAAGCGGAAAACGACGATACGGTGGTAAGAGGGCGGGCGCTCATCGCACCGGGCAACCGGCATACCCTTCTCAAAAGGAGCGGGGCACGCTATTACGTGGAGGTCAGAGAAGGCCCCCTCGTATGCCGCCACAGGCCCTCCGTTGACGTACTTTTCCGCTCGGCCGCCCGCTATGCGGGGAAAAATGCGGTGGGCGTCATCATGACGGGTATGGGTGACGACGGCGCAAGGGGTATGCGCGAGCTGAAGGATGCAGGCTCCTTCAATATCGCCCAGGACGAAGACTCATGTGTGGTCTTCGGTATGCCGAAGGAAGCGATAAAATTTGGCGGCGTCGACCGCACCCTTCCCCTGGAGGCCATAGCGAGGGAAGTGGTAAAGCTCTGCTGCTGA